One stretch of Ptiloglossa arizonensis isolate GNS036 chromosome 7, iyPtiAriz1_principal, whole genome shotgun sequence DNA includes these proteins:
- the LOC143149601 gene encoding F-box only protein 32 isoform X2: MRSTRRKRTRRKIAGFNGLSDALKRLDFLSAVHDCRRFNYIVRLLDLLVSHRMGGLSGCAQRVLFNMLEEVALEVSLSQQQTGRLRRLIERVRAFSAGCCWGGRPLGSVILWEKHKAALERILQIASSITITQPDEEQQPQWSDLPAECRREVLLRLSDPRDIEASSEACEHLAVLAQEQRIWRELAQYHFTLQQIATTRQNNPGKDWKTIFTIARRSFGLREEYAEMIQLCRNCRCLFWRSLGHPCIADQDPAFQEKLADVDQASLHVPIPPQTFLKFFSL, from the exons ATGCGCTCGACAAGAAGGAAAAGGACAAGAAGAAAG aTCGCCGGTTTCAACGGACTGAGCGACGCCCTCAAGAGGCTCGATTTTTTATCCGCGGTGCACGATTGTCGACGTTTCAATTACATCGTGCGATTACTGGACCTGTTGGTCAGTCATAGAATGGGCGGGCTGAGCGGATGCGCCCAACGAGTCCTCTTCAACATGCTGGAGGAAGTCGCGTTGGAAG TATCGTTGTCCCAGCAACAAACCGGAAGACTTCGCCGTCTGATCGAAAGAGTACGAGCATTCAGTGCGGGCTGCTGTTGGGGCGGCAGACCCTTGGGCTCGGTAATTTTGTGGGAGAAGCACAAAGCAGCTCTGGAGAGAATCTTACAAATTGCCTCGTCCATCACTATAACTCAG cCGGACGAAGAACAACAACCACAGTGGTCGGATTTACCTGCCGAATGCCGTCGGGAGGTGCTCCTTCGACTGAGCGATCCACGGGACATCGAAGCTTCTTCGGAGGCTTGCGAACATCTCGCCGTCCTGGCACAGGAACAAAGAATCTGGCGCGAGCTTGCTCAGTATCATTTCACGCTCCAGCAAATAGCCACTACTAGACAGAATAATCCTGGAAAAGACTGGAAGACTATATTTACCATCGCTCGAAG ATCGTTCGGGTTGCGAGAAGAATACGCAGAGATGATTCAGTTGTGCCGTAATTGTCGCTGCTTGTTTTGGCGATCGTTGGGCCATCCCTGTATCGCGGACCAGGATCCAGCGTTTCAGGAGAAATTGGCGGACGTTGATCAAGCCTCCCTTCACGTTCCAATTCCTCCGCAAACCTTCCTGAAATTCTTTTCGCTGTAA
- the LOC143149601 gene encoding F-box only protein 32 isoform X1, with the protein MPFISKDWRSPGEEWVKTVEGWEKKKILECANNKTLSLLLRGDKDALDKKEKDKKKENVVQPHCHITLKCTREIAGFNGLSDALKRLDFLSAVHDCRRFNYIVRLLDLLVSHRMGGLSGCAQRVLFNMLEEVALEVSLSQQQTGRLRRLIERVRAFSAGCCWGGRPLGSVILWEKHKAALERILQIASSITITQPDEEQQPQWSDLPAECRREVLLRLSDPRDIEASSEACEHLAVLAQEQRIWRELAQYHFTLQQIATTRQNNPGKDWKTIFTIARRSFGLREEYAEMIQLCRNCRCLFWRSLGHPCIADQDPAFQEKLADVDQASLHVPIPPQTFLKFFSL; encoded by the exons ATGCCGTTCATATCGAAAGATTGGCGCAGTCCTGGCGAGGAATGGGTCAAGACCGTCGAGGGctgggaaaagaagaaaatcctCGAGTGCGCAAACAATAAAACGCTTTCTCTCCTCCTTCG CGGCGACAAGGATGCGCTCGACAAGAAGGAAAAGGACAAGAAGAAAG AAAACGTCGTCCAGCCGCATTGCCACATCACGCTAAAGTGCACGCGCGAG aTCGCCGGTTTCAACGGACTGAGCGACGCCCTCAAGAGGCTCGATTTTTTATCCGCGGTGCACGATTGTCGACGTTTCAATTACATCGTGCGATTACTGGACCTGTTGGTCAGTCATAGAATGGGCGGGCTGAGCGGATGCGCCCAACGAGTCCTCTTCAACATGCTGGAGGAAGTCGCGTTGGAAG TATCGTTGTCCCAGCAACAAACCGGAAGACTTCGCCGTCTGATCGAAAGAGTACGAGCATTCAGTGCGGGCTGCTGTTGGGGCGGCAGACCCTTGGGCTCGGTAATTTTGTGGGAGAAGCACAAAGCAGCTCTGGAGAGAATCTTACAAATTGCCTCGTCCATCACTATAACTCAG cCGGACGAAGAACAACAACCACAGTGGTCGGATTTACCTGCCGAATGCCGTCGGGAGGTGCTCCTTCGACTGAGCGATCCACGGGACATCGAAGCTTCTTCGGAGGCTTGCGAACATCTCGCCGTCCTGGCACAGGAACAAAGAATCTGGCGCGAGCTTGCTCAGTATCATTTCACGCTCCAGCAAATAGCCACTACTAGACAGAATAATCCTGGAAAAGACTGGAAGACTATATTTACCATCGCTCGAAG ATCGTTCGGGTTGCGAGAAGAATACGCAGAGATGATTCAGTTGTGCCGTAATTGTCGCTGCTTGTTTTGGCGATCGTTGGGCCATCCCTGTATCGCGGACCAGGATCCAGCGTTTCAGGAGAAATTGGCGGACGTTGATCAAGCCTCCCTTCACGTTCCAATTCCTCCGCAAACCTTCCTGAAATTCTTTTCGCTGTAA
- the Hdac1 gene encoding histone deacetylase 1, with amino-acid sequence MSTLPHSKKRVCYYYDSDIGNYYYGQGHPMKPHRIRMTHNLLLNYGLYRKMEIYRPHKATADEMTKFHSDEYIRFLRSIRPDNMSEYNKQMQRFNVGEDCPVFDGLYEFCQLSAGGSVAAAVKLNKQASEICINWGGGLHHAKKSEASGFCYVNDIVLGILELLKYHQRVLYIDIDVHHGDGVEEAFYTTDRVMTVSFHKYGEYFPGTGDLRDIGAGKGKYYAVNIPLRDGMDDESYESIFVPIISKVMETFQPSAVVLQCGADSLTGDRLGCFNLTVRGHGKCVEFVKKYNLPFLMVGGGGYTIRNVSRCWTYETSVALGSEIANELPYNDYFEYFGPDFKLHISPSNMANQNTPEYLEKIKTRLFENLRMLPHAPGVQVQPIPEDGAVIEDSEAEEKVNPDERLPQRDLDKRIQHENEYSDSEEEGEGGRRDNRSFKGSRKRPRLEKGQEGIEGDLKKEEDIKSEPKENEKDEKANVTNEETKKDGGANP; translated from the exons ATGTCGACCTTACCACACAGCAAGAAGCGCGTCTGCTACTACTATGACA GTGATATTGGAAATTACTACTATGGGCAAGGACATCCAATGAAGCCGCATCGTATAAGGATGACACATAATTTACTTCTTAATTATGGTCTTTACAGAAAGATGGAAATATAC cgACCTCATAAAGCTACAGCAGATGAAATGACAAAATTTCACAGCGATGAATATATTAGGTTTCTGAGATCCATAAGGCCTGATAATATGTCAGAGTATAACAAACAAATGCAACGAT TTAATGTTGGAGAGGATTGCCCTGTATTTGACGGTTTATATGAATTTTGTCAATTATCAGCTGGTGGCTCCGTAGCTGCTGCTGTAAAACTTAACAAACAAGCCTcggaaatttgtataaattgggGTGGTGGTTTACATCATGCTAAAAAGAGTGAGGCATCTGGTTTTTGTTATGTTAACGACATTGTACTAGGAATTTTGGAACTGCTTAAATATCATCAAAGAGTTTTATATATTGATATTGATGTTCATCATGGTGATGGAGTAGAAGAAGCTTTTTATACCACTGATAGAGTAATGACAGTTTCCTTCCATAAGTATGGTGAATATTTTCCTGGTACTGGTGATCTCCGTGATATTGGAGCAGGAAAG gGAAAATATTATGCTGTTAACATACCATTAAGAGACGGTATGGATGATGAAAGTTACGAGTCAATATTTGTACCTATTATTTCAAAAGTGATGGAAACATTTCAGCCCTCTGCAGTTGTTTTACAGTGTGGTGCTGATTCATTGACAG GAGATCGATTGGGTTGTTTCAACTTGACAGTGAGAGGTCATGGCAAATGTGTTgagtttgtaaaaaaatataatttaccctTTTTAATGGTTGGCGGTGGTGGATATACCATCAGAAATGTGTCTAGATGCTGGACGTACGAAACATCGGTAGCTCTTGGCTCTGAAATTGCAAATGAATTACCTTACAAtgattattttgaatattttggacccgattttaaattacatattagTCCTTCAAACATGGCAAATCAAAATACTCCTGAATATCTTGAAAAAATTAA gaCCAGATTATTTGAGAACCTACGAATGTTACCTCATGCACCAGGTGTACAAGTTCAACCAATTCCAGAAGATGGTGCAGTTATCGAAGATTCAGAGGCTGAGGAAAAAGTAAATCCGGATGAACGATTACCACAACGAGATTTAGATAAAAGGATACAACATGAAAATGAATATAGCGATAGTGAGGAAGAAGGGGAAGGAGGACGAAGAGACAATAGGTCGTTTAag GGTTCCAGAAAACGACCTCGTTTAGAAAAAGGTCAAGAAGGTATAGAGGGTGATCTTAAAAAAGAAGAGGACATAAAATCGGAACcaaaag AAAATGAGAAAGATGAAAAAGCTAATGTcacaaacgaggaaacaaagaaGGATGGCGGGGCGAATCCCTGA
- the Olf186-m gene encoding ki-ras-induced actin-interacting protein-IP3R-interacting domain olf186-M isoform X2 translates to MRRRTGPVQQWVDSIPSPIKTNLSVPDEHNEVLTKKLVTPLTSTEPKDILHPMGTKLPTMTVSAPINVPTTSTINTSGLPSSLPHKLVRDPSLQSDSSHCSSVESLLELRKADPEAILLGLGFGGCSNSPKENCSLSRIPKRFLQPSKLKGIAINEFMKHQQETSESIDSVSLGYRGLTGSPYVAPSEIVQKIMQRLREHESHEYDPYAMYNSYEQYSPLQYNGTLSVLSPDNRQFLERPRSKSPDMRNKRMIIGQKSFAFGNNGDLIEINPSDVKGSSEGNVSNDLNIKENSKIYRNLEDTDTNYDKISNNISIQEIQTCKEQLNKENTNLDKNINFEEDISFNQTTQNLSDIRRASDGSCDVKFGENLSIVWGRRHSDSFVQTIGNGNGESILSQRRKTLKRQTRVTDTDAISYCNSKASISDTIQSKEVNLHKKVEIGEHSTNIQVNSLQKIAENTALRTEDESCGAKCLNTFSEGTNDYIQCLDNSLVKEKRQQDNDKCYVEKNQSLEQTFVDEEESTTCCCSGTTKYWEKMDKIIQENKNLENMVAKNTREMAEIREMLSNVLSVRLEPGF, encoded by the exons ATGAGGCGTCGAACTGGCCCAGTTCAACAATGGGTCGATTCGATACCATCGCCCATAAAAACTAACTTATCGGTACCTGATGAACACAACGAAGTACTAACTAAAAAACTTGTTACTCCATTGACGTCAACAGAGCCTAAAGACATTCTACATCCAATGGGAACCAAATTACCAACTATGACTGTTTCAGCACCTATTAATGTTCCTACTACATCGACAATTAATACATCTGGCCTACCTAG TTCATTACCCCACAAGTTGGTACGTGATCCAAGTCTGCAGTCCGACAGTAGTCACTGTAGTAGCGTGGAAAGCTTGTTAGAATTAAGAAAGGCAGATCCAGAAGCAATCTTACTTGGTCTTGGATTTGGTGGTTGTTCTAACAGtccaaaagaaaattgttctcttTCGCGTATACCAAAAAGATTTTTGCAGCCTTCGAAATTGAAAGGCATAGCTATTAATGAATTTATGAAACATCAACAAGAAACAAGTGAATCTATTGATTCCGTATCGTTAGGATATAGAGGCTTAACAG GCTCACCATACGTAGCACCAtcagaaattgtacaaaaaattatGCAACGTTTACGAGAACACGAGAGTCATGAATATGATCCATATGCAATGTATAATTCTTACGAACAGTACAGTCCATTGCAATACAATGGCACACTTTCTGTTCTATCTCCTGATAATAGACAATTTTTAGAACGTCCGCGTTCAAAAAGTCCTGACATGCGTAATAAACGTATGATTATTG GGCAAAAGTCTTTTGCGTTTGGAAATAATGGTgatttaattgaaattaatcCTTCTGATGTAAAAGGATCATCTGAAGGTAATGTAAGCAACGATTTAAATATCAAGGAAAATTCTAAGATATATAGAAATTTAGAAGACACTGATACCAACTATGATAAAATATCTAACAATATATCTATTCAGGAA ATACAAACATGTAAAGaacaattaaataaagaaaatacaaacttagataaaaatattaattttgaagaaGATATTTCTTTCAATCAAACTACACAAAATTTATCCGATATTCGACGAGCTAGCGATGGATCTTGTGATGTGAAATTTGGAGAGAATCTATCAATAGTGTGGGGACGACGACATAGCGATAGTTTTGTTCAAACTATTGGTAATGGTAACGGTGAATCTATCTTATCCCAGAGGAGAAAAACTTTGAAACGACAGACTAGAGTAACTGACACGGATGCAATAAGTTATTGTAACTCAAAGGCGTCTATATCTGACACAATACAATCTAAAGAAGTTAACTTGCACAAAAAAGTAGAAATCGGCGAACATAGTACAAATATTCAAGTTAATTCTCTTCAAAAGATCGCTGAAAACACGGCATTAAGAACTGAAGATGAAAGTTGTGGTGCGAAATGTTTAAATACATTTTCCGAAGGAACAAATGATTATATTCAATGTTTAGACAATAGTTTAGTTAAGGAAAAACGGCAACAGGATAACGATAAATGTTACGTTGAGAAGAATCAATCTTTGGAACAAACATTTGTGGACGAAGAAGAAAGTACAACTTGTTGTTGTTCTGGTACTACCAAATATTGGGAAAAAATGGataaaattattcaagaaaATAAAAACTTGGAAAACATGGTAGCAAAAAATACAAGAGAGATGGCAGAAATTCGAGAAATGCTAAGTAATGTACTGTCCGTACGATTGGAACCTGGATTTTAA
- the LOC143149602 gene encoding 18S rRNA aminocarboxypropyltransferase isoform X2, whose protein sequence is MSSRGKKNKKKVLSRRPRHVVGKEEKYRQERDKSDKEDEESEEGEWSLSFPVAMWDLEHCDPKKCSGKKLVRHGLVKLLRLGARFPGLVLTPVGQKCVNPTDRDIIRDYGCAVVDCSWARLDDTPFGRMRTPNPRLLPFLVAANPINYGKPCQLSCVEAIAATLIITGFPDEAKFYLGKFSWGHSFLELNDELLKKYSLCTSAEEIIATQEKFLADARQEKIDRHDFPPTDSETEDEREEPVLANTVSQIEKQLSDVNII, encoded by the exons ATGTCAtctcgtggaaagaaaaataaaaagaaagtattaAGTCGACGGCCTCGACATGTCgtcggaaaagaagaaaaatatcgtcAAGAAAGGGATAAGTCTGATAAAGAAGACGAGGAATCAG agGAAGGAGAATGGTCTCTCTCTTTTCCAGTCGCTATGTGGGATCTCGAACACTGTGATCCCAAAAAATGTTCCGGTAAAAAACTTGTTAGGCATGGCTTAGTAAAATTACTGAGGTTAGGTGCTCGATTTCCAGGCTTGGTTCTCACTCCGGTCGGTCAAAAG TGCGTGAATCCAACAGATCGTGATATCATTCGAGACTACGGTTGTGCAGTTGTCGATTGTAGTTGGGCACGTTTGGATGATACTCCGTTCGGTAGAATGAGGACACCTAATCCTCGTCTCCTACCATTTTTAGTTGCTGCAAATCCAATAAATTATGGCAAACCGTGTCAATTGAGTTGCGTGGAAGCTATAGCAGCTACTTTAATTATAACAGGTTTTCCCGACGAAGCAAAATTTTATCTCGGGAAATTTTCTTGGGGTCATTCTTTTCTAGAATTGAACgatgaattgttaaaaaaatattcactttGTACGAGCGCAGAAGAAATTATAGCCACACAGGAGAAGTTCCTCGCCGATGCCAGACAAGAAAAGATAGATAGACACG ATTTTCCACCAACCGATTCGGAAACCGAAGACGAGAGAGAAGAACCGGTGCTTGCGAATACCGTTTCTCAAATAGAAAAGCAATTAAGcgatgtaaatataatataa
- the LOC143149603 gene encoding uncharacterized protein LOC143149603, which yields MKKTKDVSDEDEYSADDPEEMEGASEEEWTPEAGVESGAKKRPQREAAKKRQHSEEEEDEEEEEDEEEDDEEDEESDSDTGKKPKRKRRSKKEEDEKDDEDEEDSDDNSFNESSGETPKDFTSGAFVVAKADIGTSTDPTLWRIDGKALLQKFLPFKEDGKTLYKSTSTYSGWSVNNKDKYLAAQVTFKVQSRTETIVELHLDQQQQEVVKEDKED from the exons ATGAAGAAGACCAAGGACGTGTCCGACGAGGACGAATACTCCGCAGACGATCCGGAAGAAATGGAAGGAGCCTCAGAAGAAGAGTGGACTCCTGAGGCCGGGGTCGAA AGTGGTGCTAAAAAGAGGCCACAGAGGGAAGCTGCTAAAAAGCGACAACATTCggaagaagaggaggacgaagaagaagaagaggatgaagaagaagacgacgaagaagacgaagagtCTGATTCTGACACAGGAAAAAAACCCAAAAGGAAAAGACGgtcaaagaaagaagaagatgagaaagacgacgaagacgaagaagattCAGACGATAATAGCTTTAACGAATCATCCGGAGAAACACCAAAAGATTTTACT tCCGGAGCATTTGTTGTTGCAAAAGCCGACATTGGTACAAGTACGGACCCGACATTGTGGAGGATAGATGGGAAAGCATTACTTCAGAAATTTTTACCTTTCAAAGAAGATGGCAAAACACTATACAAAAGCACGTCAACG tATTCTGGATGGTCGGTAAATAACAAAGATAAATATTTGGCTGCACAAGTCACTTTTAAAGTGCAAAGTAGAACAGAGACAATTGTTGAACTTCATCTTGATCAACAACAACAAGAAGTTGTGAA GGAAGACAAAGAAGACTAA
- the LOC143149602 gene encoding 18S rRNA aminocarboxypropyltransferase isoform X1: MSSRGKKNKKKVLSRRPRHVVGKEEKYRQERDKSDKEDEESEEGEWSLSFPVAMWDLEHCDPKKCSGKKLVRHGLVKLLRLGARFPGLVLTPVGQKCVNPTDRDIIRDYGCAVVDCSWARLDDTPFGRMRTPNPRLLPFLVAANPINYGKPCQLSCVEAIAATLIITGFPDEAKFYLGKFSWGHSFLELNDELLKKYSLCTSAEEIIATQEKFLADARQEKIDRHAVPDFPPTDSETEDEREEPVLANTVSQIEKQLSDVNII; encoded by the exons ATGTCAtctcgtggaaagaaaaataaaaagaaagtattaAGTCGACGGCCTCGACATGTCgtcggaaaagaagaaaaatatcgtcAAGAAAGGGATAAGTCTGATAAAGAAGACGAGGAATCAG agGAAGGAGAATGGTCTCTCTCTTTTCCAGTCGCTATGTGGGATCTCGAACACTGTGATCCCAAAAAATGTTCCGGTAAAAAACTTGTTAGGCATGGCTTAGTAAAATTACTGAGGTTAGGTGCTCGATTTCCAGGCTTGGTTCTCACTCCGGTCGGTCAAAAG TGCGTGAATCCAACAGATCGTGATATCATTCGAGACTACGGTTGTGCAGTTGTCGATTGTAGTTGGGCACGTTTGGATGATACTCCGTTCGGTAGAATGAGGACACCTAATCCTCGTCTCCTACCATTTTTAGTTGCTGCAAATCCAATAAATTATGGCAAACCGTGTCAATTGAGTTGCGTGGAAGCTATAGCAGCTACTTTAATTATAACAGGTTTTCCCGACGAAGCAAAATTTTATCTCGGGAAATTTTCTTGGGGTCATTCTTTTCTAGAATTGAACgatgaattgttaaaaaaatattcactttGTACGAGCGCAGAAGAAATTATAGCCACACAGGAGAAGTTCCTCGCCGATGCCAGACAAGAAAAGATAGATAGACACG CTGTTCCAGATTTTCCACCAACCGATTCGGAAACCGAAGACGAGAGAGAAGAACCGGTGCTTGCGAATACCGTTTCTCAAATAGAAAAGCAATTAAGcgatgtaaatataatataa
- the Olf186-m gene encoding ki-ras-induced actin-interacting protein-IP3R-interacting domain olf186-M isoform X1, protein MRRRTGPVQQWVDSIPSPIKTNLSVPDEHNEVLTKKLVTPLTSTEPKDILHPMGTKLPTMTVSAPINVPTTSTINTSGLPSSLPHKLVRDPSLQSDSSHCSSVESLLELRKADPEAILLGLGFGGCSNSPKENCSLSRIPKRFLQPSKLKGIAINEFMKHQQETSESIDSVSLGYRGLTGSPYVAPSEIVQKIMQRLREHESHEYDPYAMYNSYEQYSPLQYNGTLSVLSPDNRQFLERPRSKSPDMRNKRMIIGQKSFAFGNNGDLIEINPSDVKGSSEGNVSNDLNIKENSKIYRNLEDTDTNYDKISNNISIQEVNEILPKKLSFDHSTELCDTNINLQIQTCKEQLNKENTNLDKNINFEEDISFNQTTQNLSDIRRASDGSCDVKFGENLSIVWGRRHSDSFVQTIGNGNGESILSQRRKTLKRQTRVTDTDAISYCNSKASISDTIQSKEVNLHKKVEIGEHSTNIQVNSLQKIAENTALRTEDESCGAKCLNTFSEGTNDYIQCLDNSLVKEKRQQDNDKCYVEKNQSLEQTFVDEEESTTCCCSGTTKYWEKMDKIIQENKNLENMVAKNTREMAEIREMLSNVLSVRLEPGF, encoded by the exons ATGAGGCGTCGAACTGGCCCAGTTCAACAATGGGTCGATTCGATACCATCGCCCATAAAAACTAACTTATCGGTACCTGATGAACACAACGAAGTACTAACTAAAAAACTTGTTACTCCATTGACGTCAACAGAGCCTAAAGACATTCTACATCCAATGGGAACCAAATTACCAACTATGACTGTTTCAGCACCTATTAATGTTCCTACTACATCGACAATTAATACATCTGGCCTACCTAG TTCATTACCCCACAAGTTGGTACGTGATCCAAGTCTGCAGTCCGACAGTAGTCACTGTAGTAGCGTGGAAAGCTTGTTAGAATTAAGAAAGGCAGATCCAGAAGCAATCTTACTTGGTCTTGGATTTGGTGGTTGTTCTAACAGtccaaaagaaaattgttctcttTCGCGTATACCAAAAAGATTTTTGCAGCCTTCGAAATTGAAAGGCATAGCTATTAATGAATTTATGAAACATCAACAAGAAACAAGTGAATCTATTGATTCCGTATCGTTAGGATATAGAGGCTTAACAG GCTCACCATACGTAGCACCAtcagaaattgtacaaaaaattatGCAACGTTTACGAGAACACGAGAGTCATGAATATGATCCATATGCAATGTATAATTCTTACGAACAGTACAGTCCATTGCAATACAATGGCACACTTTCTGTTCTATCTCCTGATAATAGACAATTTTTAGAACGTCCGCGTTCAAAAAGTCCTGACATGCGTAATAAACGTATGATTATTG GGCAAAAGTCTTTTGCGTTTGGAAATAATGGTgatttaattgaaattaatcCTTCTGATGTAAAAGGATCATCTGAAGGTAATGTAAGCAACGATTTAAATATCAAGGAAAATTCTAAGATATATAGAAATTTAGAAGACACTGATACCAACTATGATAAAATATCTAACAATATATCTATTCAGGAAGTAAATGAAATACTACCAAAGAAATTATCATTCGATCACAGTACAGAACTTTGTGATACTAATATTAATTTACAGATACAAACATGTAAAGaacaattaaataaagaaaatacaaacttagataaaaatattaattttgaagaaGATATTTCTTTCAATCAAACTACACAAAATTTATCCGATATTCGACGAGCTAGCGATGGATCTTGTGATGTGAAATTTGGAGAGAATCTATCAATAGTGTGGGGACGACGACATAGCGATAGTTTTGTTCAAACTATTGGTAATGGTAACGGTGAATCTATCTTATCCCAGAGGAGAAAAACTTTGAAACGACAGACTAGAGTAACTGACACGGATGCAATAAGTTATTGTAACTCAAAGGCGTCTATATCTGACACAATACAATCTAAAGAAGTTAACTTGCACAAAAAAGTAGAAATCGGCGAACATAGTACAAATATTCAAGTTAATTCTCTTCAAAAGATCGCTGAAAACACGGCATTAAGAACTGAAGATGAAAGTTGTGGTGCGAAATGTTTAAATACATTTTCCGAAGGAACAAATGATTATATTCAATGTTTAGACAATAGTTTAGTTAAGGAAAAACGGCAACAGGATAACGATAAATGTTACGTTGAGAAGAATCAATCTTTGGAACAAACATTTGTGGACGAAGAAGAAAGTACAACTTGTTGTTGTTCTGGTACTACCAAATATTGGGAAAAAATGGataaaattattcaagaaaATAAAAACTTGGAAAACATGGTAGCAAAAAATACAAGAGAGATGGCAGAAATTCGAGAAATGCTAAGTAATGTACTGTCCGTACGATTGGAACCTGGATTTTAA
- the LOC143149602 gene encoding 18S rRNA aminocarboxypropyltransferase isoform X3: protein MSSRGKKNKKKVLSRRPRHVVGKEEKYRQERDKSDKEDEESEEGEWSLSFPVAMWDLEHCDPKKCSGKKLVRHGLVKLLRLGARFPGLVLTPVGQKCVNPTDRDIIRDYGCAVVDCSWARLDDTPFGRMRTPNPRLLPFLVAANPINYGKPCQLSCVEAIAATLIITGFPDEAKFYLGKFSWGHSFLELNDELLKKYSLCTSAEEIIATQEKFLADARQEKIDRHVVLKLFQIFHQPIRKPKTREKNRCLRIPFLK from the exons ATGTCAtctcgtggaaagaaaaataaaaagaaagtattaAGTCGACGGCCTCGACATGTCgtcggaaaagaagaaaaatatcgtcAAGAAAGGGATAAGTCTGATAAAGAAGACGAGGAATCAG agGAAGGAGAATGGTCTCTCTCTTTTCCAGTCGCTATGTGGGATCTCGAACACTGTGATCCCAAAAAATGTTCCGGTAAAAAACTTGTTAGGCATGGCTTAGTAAAATTACTGAGGTTAGGTGCTCGATTTCCAGGCTTGGTTCTCACTCCGGTCGGTCAAAAG TGCGTGAATCCAACAGATCGTGATATCATTCGAGACTACGGTTGTGCAGTTGTCGATTGTAGTTGGGCACGTTTGGATGATACTCCGTTCGGTAGAATGAGGACACCTAATCCTCGTCTCCTACCATTTTTAGTTGCTGCAAATCCAATAAATTATGGCAAACCGTGTCAATTGAGTTGCGTGGAAGCTATAGCAGCTACTTTAATTATAACAGGTTTTCCCGACGAAGCAAAATTTTATCTCGGGAAATTTTCTTGGGGTCATTCTTTTCTAGAATTGAACgatgaattgttaaaaaaatattcactttGTACGAGCGCAGAAGAAATTATAGCCACACAGGAGAAGTTCCTCGCCGATGCCAGACAAGAAAAGATAGATAGACACG TTGTACTTAAGCTGTTCCAGATTTTCCACCAACCGATTCGGAAACCGAAGACGAGAGAGAAGAACCGGTGCTTGCGAATACCGTTTCTCAAATAG